The Triticum dicoccoides isolate Atlit2015 ecotype Zavitan chromosome 6A, WEW_v2.0, whole genome shotgun sequence genome has a window encoding:
- the LOC119316471 gene encoding TBCC domain-containing protein 1-like, with protein MVDEPLDPPPPTPPAAAPPTPLLRPRREAFEHGLLPIPTLIFPEGTLAQTLSQLKEKLAPAAAAAGDGRVGAASLAEALQIPPDQAALAIGMLAAVLPAEDPALDAGGSGGGADLRDVLLFLYIQPYKRLVPRPHKDSPAVADVWPSTSAFDGYLSALSPIQLVRSNSRRFIPSQADEEIHQLSYLQKHMANILTLLADSVEGEGDDSLVLTMETFEHLGFLVHFSEGTSLSQAATFFANSDPDMPAAPVSAAQVHDWILQNIVSSLEFYTEKSTAKEGSQQIASDLDVTMADANTSHPRNSTTTVANPTFHRNSTFVEGFSKTSVVKHASDVKGNSVKVLNCHDSVIYILAPVKYATVYGCSDTTVVLGAVGKVIKVEHCERVHIIAAAKRICIANCRECIFYLGVNHQPLIVGDNHKLHIAPFNTYYPRLGEHLTQVGVDPSTNKWDQPFVLGVVDPHDSLSHPAGVSDVQAESATCVDPDLFTNFLIPNWFEDEVQEPTKCNPFPLPEIYQASQSKKQAVLEDTKKTIRELQLDENRKKELASALHSQFKDWLYATGNIRQLYCLQGD; from the exons ATGGTTGACGAGCCCCtcgacccgccgccgccgacgccgccggcggcggcgcctcCCACGCCGCTCCTCCGCCCGCGGCGCGAGGCGTTCGAGCACGGCCTCCTGCCCATCCCCACGCTCATCTTCCCGGAGGGCACGCTGGCGCAGACCCTCTCCCAGCTCAAGGAGAAGCTCGCGcccgcggccgccgccgcgggAGACGGGCGCGTGGGCGCCGcgtccctcgcggaggcgctgcaGATCCCGCCCGACCAGGCGGCGCTCGCGATCGGCATGCTCGCGGCGGTCCTCCCCGCGGAGGACCCCGCGCTAGACGCCGGCGGGAGTGGTGGAGGCGCCGACCTCCGCGACGTTCTGctcttcctctacatccagccgtACAAGCGCCTCGTGCCGCGCCCGCACAAGGACTCGCCCGCCGTCGCCGACGTCTGGCCATCCACCTCAGCGTTCGACGGCTACCTGTCCGCTCTCTCTCCGATCCAG CTTGTACGGAGTAATAGCCGTCGCTTTATACCTTCTCAAGCAGATGAAGAAATTCACCAGTTATCTTATCTGCAAAAGCATATGGCTAATATTCTCACTCTATTGGCTGATTCTGTTGAGGGGGAGGGGGATGATTCTCTG GTACTAACAATGGAGACTTTTGAGCACCTTGGATTTCTAGTGCATTTTTCGGAAGGAACATCCCTAAGCCAGGCAGCCACATTTTTTGCAAATTCTGATCCAGACATGCCGGCTGCTCCAGTATCTGCTGCTCAGGTCCATGATTGGATTTTGCAGAATATTGTTTCTTCATTGGAGTTTTATACTGAGAAATCTACAGCAAAGGAAGGGAGCCAGCAGATAGCGTCTGATCTTGATGTTACCATGGCAGATGCCAATACAAGTCATCCAAGGAACAGCACAACTACTGTTGCCAATCCCACATTCCATAGAAATTCTACATTTGTGGAGGGTTTCTCCAAAACTTCTGTTGTCAAGCATGCATCTGATGTCAAAGGAAATTCAGTGAAG GTTTTGAACTGCCATGATTCCGTTATTTATATATTAGCACCGGTGAAGTATGCTACTGTGTATGGATGTTCTGATACTACCGTTGTTCTTGGTGCTGTCGGCAAG GTTATAAAGGTGGAGCATTGTGAAAGAGTGCATATTATTGCAGCTGCAAAACGAATCTGTATTGCTAACTGTCGTGAGTGCATCTTCTACTTGGGAGTAAATCACCAGCCTCTTATTGTGGGGGACAACCATAAATTACAT ATTGCTCCATTTAATACTTACTATCCAAGATTGGGTGAGCATCTGACACAAGTTGGTGTAGATCCCTCTACCAATAAATGGGACCAACCTTTTGTATTGGGAGTCGTTGATCCACATGATTCATTGTCCCATCCTGCTGGGGTTTCTGATGTTCAAGCCGAATCTGCTACTTGTGTAGATCCTGATCTATTCACAAACTTTTTG ATTCCTAATTGGTTTGAGGATGAAGTACAAGAGCCTACAAAATGCAATCCTTTTCCATTGCCTGAAATTTATCAGGCATCGCAAAGCAAGAAG CAAGCTGTTCTGGAAGATACTAAAAAAACTATTCGGGAGCTGCAACTTGACGAAAATAGGAAAAAGGAATTAGCAAGCGCCCTTCACTCGCAGTTCAAAGATTGGCTATATG